The region tcataacttcttcatccgacatctgttttcgtcagactttttaccgttgtgctactaatgacgagactttcaattctcatttaggttgtgtcggctaaaaatcgctggatctaaaattcgagtttttagctgtttactgctaagctgaaacttcgaaaaattataacttcctcatacgaagtcagatttgggtgttctttttatcgaacttctcggtttaacgaatactacgactttcgtttagattactaaggctaaaaagtagtttatcaaaaactcactttttacgacattcggcatcGTGTCGGTTTATCGTGAAACttcaataggtcataacttcttcgttataacttggattttggtattctttatatcccggaaatccttgtttcaaccactacaactttatgtaaagatatcggctttatctaatatttatttttgacgctcatttttattcttaattaattaaatcctaataattaagcataaaacacataattcacataattccttttcatttcttctaaatgagttacgaaggttaacctagaccattatgtcaatattaatgcctagcctagaaacacgggcgctacaactctctcccccttaggatgattccgtccccggaatcacacgacgacaaacaactacgggtagcgactcactatgtcactctccgtttcccaggtgggatttggcccatttatatgtttccaatgtacaagcactaaatcgactatcttacgttacaacttcttagtcttacggttaacgattgcctcgggttctccaattaacctcttgttcacgTCCAACCTTAATTCAAAAATGGGAATTATGTCTGGCACAcctcctgtgaactttctcaaataacacatatgaaaggtgttatgaatactctctagttcttccggtaattctagcttgtaagcttgattcccgattctttgaagaactttaaatggtccaataaaccttggactcaactttccccttctaccagatcttataagtcccttccacgatgagactttaagtgaaaccgaatctccaaattcgaatgatatcggttgtcttttcttgtcagcatagctcttttgagcagctaacatcttttTTTTCCTAGtcacttacaacttttcagcaatctaatggactatttcaagtcccataaactTCTCTTcctcagcttccagccaacatgatggcattcgacacttttccccatacaaagcgtgataaggtgccatcttaacgCTTGAGtagaaactattattataggtgaattctactagaggtaagtgttcatcccagttaccttgaaattctagggtatatgttctcagcatatcctccaatgtttgaatcgttcattcgctctgaccatcggtttgcagatggtaagctgtattcaaacacaacttggtacccaattcctcttatagactcctccaaaaccttgaggtaaaacggctgtcacgattgGATAAAATCGTTAACgaaacaccatgaagcctcacactttccttcacataagaattcacaagtttatccatagaccatttctcgttggctggtatgaaatgcgcactcttagtgaaacgatcaacgaccacccaaatcatgtcgtgaccgttccttgttctgggcagtttagtcacagaaTCCATAGTGAtaccttcccatttacccatgggtacaggtaaaggatcTAAACTCCCATATAGTTTCTGATGttatgccttaaccctagcataagttacacactcagccacatactttagcaacttcgagcttcatcgtcggctaccagtaatagggtttttagatccctatacattttcgtattgccgggatgaatcgagtacatggtcttgtgagcttcttccatcagaagacctcTTACTCCTCCCAtcctaggtacccaaatcctatctttgaatacctccagtccttgaccgtttgtatcaaacaccaacgtatttctttcggtcatttttctctaaagcttcctcttgagctttctttatacttttcataattgtcaagacaactttaattctcaacgctcttggcctttttcttttcaagacttaccttccgactgagagcatcagcaacaacatttgctttactagggtggtaaactatctcacagtcgtagtccttgagtaattctagccagcgccgttgcctcatgttcaattccttctgattaaagagatattgaagactcttataatTAGTGAGAAGTTTGCATTTAGTACTATAAAGATAGTACCACcttatctttagggcgaatactactgctgccaactccagaccatgagtggggtagttattttcatgctctttcaattgcctcAATGCACAaactatcactttatccctttgggccagaatacaacctaacccaactccagaggcaTCACTTTAAtcagtgaagtcatcaactccgtCAGGTGACAAAAGAGTCGGTGCTTCATGTGacgtcttctttaacttctcaaagcttccgatgcttctcattccaagtatagacaactcctttatgggtcaaagctgtcaatggagtcgcgattgaagaaaagccttggataaatcagcGATAATATCCAACTAATTCTAGAAAGCTTCAGATCTTCATAggaccttcaagttacaaaataaatccttattgaggactccttcttcttggaataagtactttccttcatttattgtaatagaccgatgggtcatgttctaatgatctctcattgtatactgcACTACTTAGGCTCAGATCTCCTAGGGACAAATTTCAGAACAAATTATACCTTTCtttatgttctaatgtgatacaatcacagttcaacatgtatcatttctaactaccaacttctttaacaatgagtgcgatacttctattgatcgctttgatcatctttcatttcaatcttctggcttaagtcaaatgttacgtcgaacttggttctctgaaccacataataaACTCATAGTAGTctgactcaatttgatatgacctctaaggtcggaatagcaataatcttcttagtcattactaaaacgatggtaacgacaaacTAGAACAATacggaatcaaataatagcttcttggtaaccatgtgactttccctgatccaagtgcgagtcctgtgcttctagtagtatagatctctactactattcacacctactcaaactcgtcccaagtactgtctcgcagtccgcaagtcctaaaatcacaaaacaatttaacacatataaatgtgtccaattaatcataaaattttcctagactctactaggacttctttcatGCGTATTTTCAaggatcaactctacttcaacttggttggtgatggaaattccagatgattgggacaacttcaaaaattacaccaaccattctattcatcagacgacaaaaccatggtttattttatttccttgaaacgattacaaaaaggttcaagtttaccctatactatgcctttcATAGGCTAAACcacttgttactattcacattactactttgtaacttgatcttcgggtatcaaGTCTTGACTTCTACTTCCTAGTGTTATTAATCGCTTCGTCAAGGATATCCTGAAATTCCTTTTCCGTTGATGGTGCACTTGGCCTTGTTACTTCATTGTTCTTCGGACAATTCTTAGAAACATGGTCTTCTTctttacatccgtagcacacctgCTTGGGAATCGTACACTTATTGGCGTAATGCCCTATTTCTCCACACTTAAAGCACTTAACCTTCCTGTCATAATTCCCagagtgtttatttttgcacttcccgcaccatttatctcttcttttgccaaactttgaggatatgttgctcttgttgagccttgaagacccctcagatttcctcttcttgccaacttcaactttgttggcggttatgtcattgatcatttcttcaatagacttggcaaccctaatagttgcctcaagaacagatgcctgacgtactggcacaataagttcatccttactttgttgaagtaaacgttttgtttcttccatctgttcacctaacatcgtacgtaccattgcctgcactccagtcatcgtgattggctcagacTGTGGATTATCACTTGCGAACCCACTTTGAGTACtcgccatttcgatctatacaccaatcgtaggtgaatttagatcttcattttcgttagatgttaagtcttcgaaaagtttatatgttagttccaacatcgtagtcatacgtttagaatcctacacacataaggtttccagatccggtcggcaacagaccatagatccgaacaaataatagcatcattataggtataacacaaaacatttagcacataaaagcattttaggcatccttcataaaataaactagtgctcgtgtataaattatggtagacactcatctcacaatcatcacttatcattctaagtttaagtctagaaatccaacaatttcttatttcgcttaaactaatgctctgataccaactgtgacatcccctaatttctcggccagaaaagaccgatttaatttatactttttaaaatcaaataagaggaatctttataaaagatgttgcggaattggtccctaaaacaaagtatgataaaagtttgtcaaaacctttctttaagaaatatatcatttccttttatatcaaaacctcgggatgtcatgttccgatacagatcaaaagcataatcaagtccttataagccttacaacaattatttgtaactactggcctataatccaaaaccactcatcatcatcatccgactatgctcgaggtcctctacctgtaatataaacagctgagtgggccaggcttagaagcctggtgaacatatagggttttcaacccacaatacataaatttattatgtttaaacatcaatcaatcaaccgaattaccccaaaccccattattttatttatttcttaagggtttaccctaagaatcaactatcactccttcctaaggattcatcctaaggaatagacacaaagtcacctcgtgattggggtttatacaacgggcactaattccatagctgccaaggtttattccacatgtgctaagtccatagctctcatttatagATAGTATTATTTACATGtattctctcctgcaatacatgtcaatgggtttttagagtacagcaaatgaacatatagttcattacacctacaagttgcaggcctgctagtgttccatagactgtctagaatagtcaatggttgtcatctatactctgctgaatgacggggcccaacaatttgggtaagtgcttctctcaaatttcaccactcaccctcaactcatgatcaatattattgatcatctcctttatccaactcacctttcatcatacccactatttcatctacccatgttttacccaacatttttttgtagatcaaaatacatatatagttgaaattataaaaaaaaaacatgtataaatcattccttcaacacccatctcaaataaacaaacaatatatattcacacaacacgtattttatgtaaaatacttcatatctacgtgtaaggtgaaagtaactacacaatcacttgatttaatgaaaaccgggcaacaattcgtttcctaaaacggtCGTTTCaaataataccgggagttttattgagaaaccgggctctgcgagggtcgggcttcgaaaccgaaaagataaatttcccGGGCTTACTTTGTGGAGTATTCCGAggcttataatcgataccggggctttggggaatgttaagatgaagaaaatatggaaaaaggggttaaaagtggcaacAGTCCAAAactatccgagaaggctcgcataccccttctatttatagggtccgaaggtcGGCTAGGGAGGTGGGGTCCGCAGGTGAGGGTGCCCAGGTGCTCGCACATGGCCTGCGCGTGCGAGGGCCTAGCTGGAGGCTTCTGATTGGACCACTTCTGATGCGAGGGGTTGCGACACGAGGCGGATTCAGAAGCGAGGCGTGTCGGATGGCTATTGGACCTCAgcttcggtcgaatcagaagaggacacgagGCGACACTGGGCAGTCTCGCATGCGAGGCGACTCATCAGAATTTCGGAAATATGGCAAaagcgtgactatgcgaattttctcgatttttgtgcaaaaacttctaaaatccatcactttcgcatatgagctccatttttgacgttctttatatgcacgcgtagctaaaattatgctctacaacttccgtttagactttgtcggctaattttgactttaatttttatattattatttttaacagaccgggacaggaaatcggttaaaaattcataacttcttcatccgacatccgttttcgtcagactttttaccgttgtgctactaatgacgagactttcaattctcgtttaggttgtgtcggctaaaaatcgctggatctaaaattcgagtttttagctgtttactgctaagctgaaacttcgaaaaatcataatttcctcatacgaagtcagatttgggtgttctttttatcgaacttctgtGTTTAAcgaattctacgactttcgtttagattactaaggctaaaaagtagtttatcaaaaactcactttttacgacattcggcatcGTGTCGGTTTATcgtgaaacttcaacaggtcataacttcttcgttataacttggattttggtattctttatatcccgaaaatccttgtttcaaccactacaactttatgtaaagatatcggctttatctaatatttatttttgacgctcatttttattcttaattaattaaatcctaataattaagcataaaacacataattcacataaaattcacataattccttttcatttcttctaaatgagttacgaaggttaacctagaccattatgtcaatattaatgcctagcctagaaacacggacattacatatatatatatatatatatatatatatatatatatatatatatattaaacttttaattatatatacatagtataagttgtactttaaaacattttaaaatttcaagattttaatcgtttaataaattaaacttttgttttaattaaatttaaaccattttatggatttattgattattttttcattaatcacttaattaaattaataataagatccataaggatgtatttaaatttttttaaaatactaaactttatttttaaaatttttcaaaatttatattcaattaaataaattaaaaaataaaccaagcatgaattcaagataaggatatcaaattacttaaaaaatatttagttttatacaattaaaatattatcaaatgtaattatcctaatcaattcaTGAGATATATTTAAAACCGAATTTTGTGGATCTGCCTGTCCAACACCTCGTGGTAAACAATCACCTCGCCGTGGTCGGACGATTCTGCATGTCAACATGCCGTGGTGGTAGAACATCATGTCGTGGTGGCATAAAATTTTTACTATTTTGTTTgtttctccttcttcaagttCAACGATTGCAATAATTCAATAGAAAAAAACCCAACTCTCTGATACCAGTAATGGGCATTATGCAAAACATataaatcctatgtgtgcatgcaaccctaaaaataaatctattttttctctaattgaacatacaacttgaaCAACAAAAATAGAAACCCTATAACACTagaatatttttgaaaaatacaaaTAGGGTTATaaaaatcataccttgattgttatattgtaataataaTGCAAATCCTTGTATTGTTGAAGCCTTGAGAGCAAGCATCACAAATgtcatgcctctaatggttcacacccaacactagcaaaATGAGAAAATTGATAGAGGGAGGCTAAAAATTCCGGCTAGCTCTTCAAAGAACTAAGTAGCCGAAAGTCATAGGGTTATGCCCTATTTATAGTGCagtcaggaaaccctagataagcccaAATCCAAGATCAACTTAAACCGGGTAATTATCTACTTTCCTATTTATCCACCTAGGACCATTGTAGAAGCCCTTAGGCTTCAAGAAACCGTCCAAGCCTAATGGAGGGTACTAGATTGCCTCtttctcaactattgaataattaaattttagtccctgcacttttaattaattcctttaatcccataattaattcaaattattttctgattaaatattaattaaatattactatttctaattaatatattattctcataatatattaacaaattatgtatttcaatttattaatcaaataataaatcaacctctttctccaaaatcaaCATGTCTAGTTGCTAGTCTTGAGGGCAAATTAAAATAActatgctgctatcaattcaagtatataccaattatagttatgggcttagacacctaattcaacagGGCGTACGTGGTAaaagctcaaaccctaatttttagggtttagtccaTATATAAGCATTACTAACTCTTCATTCATTATTCCCTCTCCAGACTCTGACCTTCATTTCGTCCTTTGCCACCATAATCCCTTGTGTGTGATCATTTGCGCTCAAAGGTATGTGTTTATGGTGACTTTGAAGCAAAGTGAAGAAAGAAGCATCATCTTGGAAGATCAAGACCTTCTAGATCCAGGAACACCTCACATTAAGATCCATTTTGAAgtataaagttatgaacttgatGATTTTTTGCATAGATCTAGCCATGGATTTTTGTATCCTTTTGGTCCCATTATTTAGGTATTTTAAGTATGAGCTACTCTAATCCATTTAAATTGTCCTTCTAGACACGTTGAGGTGTTTCGAAGCATAAAAATGTAGTCTTGATCATatctttccttccatgcatgtgttttgaggtcttaatAGGTGAAGTGGTTGAGGTTTTTCGTTTTAAGACCTTAttggccatgcaagaccataatgTTGGAAAAATTTATGGTAAAAAACGTTATTTGGGACTGATCTGTATTTGGACGTAATAAGTCAGAGTGATAAGCTCTTAATCAGTTAAGAAGAAAGCTGTTGCGTTTGCTGGGCATACCAATTGGTACGCTGTACATATGCAAATTTGGCCCCGATGCCTCGGACCTGGAGTACGAACCGCGTACATCCCAAGTACGCTCCACGTACGAAGCCTGAGTTGACTCGGCTGAGTTGACTCGACTGTGTTGACTTGGTTGCTTTGTGGATTTTGAGTagttttgaccaagggtattttaggaaaatgttattaatttagaatgggaaatgttttaaaatttagGATTTGGGTTAAGCCGGTTGTCAGAGTTGGGAGTtattcagactgtgaggtgagtttccctcactgtacttacaggtcgaaggcaccaaggtcggcccattggattgatatcttggtttaccgtatgttgatatgttgtagtgatctgttagatctgtatcttggtatataggatgttgatatgctgtagtgatctgttagatctgtatcctggtatataggatgttgcgatgttgtagtgatctgttagatctgtatgactacCTGTATCTGCTAGGATTAGGGCGTGTTTGGTTTGCTCACTCTTTTTCTTCCATCACACTCTTCTCTCAATCTCTACCTATTCTATCTTATTTCGTtaggttaatgtcataaaaacacTTAAGTTTTCAGAATTTTGTCGGTTTtctccaaagttgaattttataTCCATTTTTACCTTacattttccaaaaaatgttcggttttacaTTTTTACTAGTGATAATAGGTTTTCTAGATTATCACTATATTAACTTCGCAAAAACTCTCAACTTTacagttttttttatgtttttatccttaagttaaaaaaaaaaaattctacacTTTTATCATAActatttttttcatattatatgtATTCACGcagaaaaattatatttatatacgaaaaaaagtttaattaaatattatgttaacgttctttttttatattatctctttatatatatatatatatatatatatatatatatatatatatatatatatatatatatatatataatattaacatgtattttcaaagtacaaaattttatttttacgtttttgaaagtataaatatattttgtgaagtatagatacatattaatatttctaaaaatataaaaatatgtatttatacttctaaaaactATATCTATAAGATACGTATTCataattctgaaaatattttttttatgttttaaattgtATAACCGTGTAAAAAacccaattatatatatatatatatacatatatatatatatatatatatatatatatatatatatatatatatgtatataaggaAATAAAGTTTTAATAATGTAAATACGATTTTTCAACATGAAtacgtataatatgaaaaaaaaaacttagggCAAAACTGTAAggaaaaattataaacttaaatgTAAAAACGGAAAAAAAAACTGTAAACTTATGGGTTTTTTTGAGAAGTTAATATGATGGTAACCTGAAAaacctgttatcaccggtaaaaaggtaaaaccgaacattttcTGGAGAATGTAAGGGTAAAAACAGACTTAAAATTCAACTTTTGGAAAAACCGACAAAACCAtgaaaacttgagggtttttatgacattaaccctaTTTCGCCGGTAAACCAAGTTTGAAAGGAAGGGCTTTCCACCTCCGTTCCAACCACTTTTAGCAACCCCTCCACCATCTTCATTCTTCATTAACTGCCACCCAAACACCCTTGCCCTCTTTCTATATTTCAATTGTTGCTGGAGACCAAAAACAGCTCCACCGGTGAGCTTCCCACCGAGAGAAAACGATTCAGAAACCCACCGGCTTGCCCCTCATTCGATTGTTGAGCAAACGCACGAGCACCCCTGAAGATCGTCGCTCCCTTCTTCCCCTTTCTTTCGTGGTTCTGTCGGATCAGAAAAGAAGAAGCAATGATGCGCTGCTAGAGCAGCCCCTCTCACAACCGTTATAGACGACAAAAGCCATCGGCTGCCGGCTTCGCTCCTTCCTGCATCCgttcttgttcttcttcttcgAAGCAGGCGAGCACCAGAGGTGCTTTCTCGATCCACCTCTTCGTTGCTTCCCTTTCCCCTCGATTGGTGGTCGTCGACGACGAGAAAAGAACCACGAAGGTTTGCCGGAAGTTGCAGACCAACTTAGTGGATAACATGTTGCATTTTTTTTAAGGTCACGATTTCGTTTTGACATCCTCTAATGCCAAACATCCCTAACATATGTCGAACTATAACTAAACAACCCTTAATGCCATAGAAAGGTAATTCGGAAAAGATGGCAATTATGACAAATTTTGCTCAAATGTGTGCTTTTGTGGACATAAAAATGGAGTTAACATATAAccgaacatttttgaaaatttgaGAGTTTTTATGGCATTCgtcatttttttgtttgtttcttgTGTTTAATATATGAGGTTTTGCATATGTAAAAATTTATGTGAAAGACTAGTAGATACAAATTAATGTagtgtttttctataattaaaaaaTGTGGTGTTTTTTGGGTTAATCTAAAAAATGACTTACATTTTGTGTTTTTTCTAATTAAACTTCGATTTTTTGCCTAAAAAGGGCCTTGTATTTTTTTTCCGgtccttttatttttttttttccaaaacaaattgtaaaacgtGAAGGTTTTTTCGAGAAAAAATAAAAAGGTTGAAGGTTTATTTGGAAGCATTTAGATGGTTGAaggtttttttcgaaaaaaatagATAGTTAATGGCTTTTTTTGGAAAACATGAAatttgttttggtgttgtttatatgttatttaaaACAGAAGAAGGTACATGATAGATAGTCCTCGTGGCAGTCCTCAACATTGATGACCGTTATTCGCTTATACTACTCTAGATTATAGGTATTATTAATAAGATCCTCTTATATCCAAATTACTTAATTACCATAGGGAGCGAGTCCAATGGAATAAAATTGTAAGGTAGGTCTACCTCTTGACCTGCCTACTTTTATGCTTCTCATGCCATTTAATCTCTTGTCCATAAAAACTATACCAACAAAAGAAATGTGATTTGATCCGCTCTAAACAAAAGGGAAATGGAAGATGTAAAACATGGCAAAAGAAGCCCAGAAAGTCCTTGTTCAAAGAACAGcaacaacaataataacaaaGAACAAGACCGCTTCCTCCCAATAGCCAATGTGGGTCGCATAATGAAAAAGGTCATCCCTGGAAACGGAAAAATATCAAAAGATGCAAAAGAGACAGTTCAAGAATGTGTCTCTGAGTTTATCAGCTTTGTTACAGGTGAAGCCTCAGATAAATGCCAACGAGAAAAGAGAAAAACAATAAATGGTGATGATATAAATTGGGCCATAACGACATTAGGGTTTGAGGAATACGTTGAGCCACTCAAACTCTAT is a window of Lactuca sativa cultivar Salinas chromosome 1, Lsat_Salinas_v11, whole genome shotgun sequence DNA encoding:
- the LOC111879309 gene encoding nuclear transcription factor Y subunit B-7, with product MEDVKHGKRSPESPCSKNSNNNNNKEQDRFLPIANVGRIMKKVIPGNGKISKDAKETVQECVSEFISFVTGEASDKCQREKRKTINGDDINWAITTLGFEEYVEPLKLYLSKYRQEENKGNNNNNNLPKPHQCIEQQQHTLPTYKSLYSTTTTNIMSQQPFASVGDQKFGLPFSSNTIQTQLHHQQESIDSVGQW